The following DNA comes from Petrotoga sibirica DSM 13575.
AGTTATCTCCGCTATCCTTTTGTCATAAGACGATGCATTGGCTGGTAAGTTGTTGAGATCGTATTGTGAAATATCTAAGTTTATTTGTGCCATTTTTAGATTGTAGTTGTTGTTTAAATATTCCTCATCACTTACGAATATGCCTTCATACGCTGGAACATTTATCTCTATTTGGTTGTAATCTCCTTCGTATAATTCTTTTAAGTTGTCTTTGGCGGTTTCTAAATTTAATTGGGCACTTTCCAAATTGTTCTGTGCATCACTTACATCGAGTTCAGAACTTTTAAGGTCGTCTCCTGAGATTAATCCGTTATCGAACAACTCAGTGTTGTTGTCGTAGGTTATCTGTGCATTTTTTAACTGCAAATCCGCTGTTTTTACGTTTATTTCTTCAACGAAAACATCCAAAACTCTGTCTACTATATCACCGTAGTAATCTTTCATAGAGGTATTGTAGTTTGAAAGACCTGAGTAATAACTTAATTCCCCACTTAATTCTAATTTCCTGTTCGTTGCCTCTATCTTAGCCTTGTTGTAATCGAGGTTAGTCTTTTCAAGATCAAGCTGTGCGGTTTTGTATATTGTACTACTTGCTTTAGCTGTATCAAATACCTCTGTTAAACCTGCTGAAAACATCCCCGTCACTAAAATCAAGGTAAATGCTATCAATACTACTTTCTTCATCTTTTTTCCTCCTTTGGTTTTTTTTAAAATAATAAATTCACAAATATATTTCTAGTATAAAATCTTTCACTTAAATACAGCTTAAAAATTTTCTTTTTTCTAAAATGAATGTTTAAACAACCTCTTTTGCTGACAATTAATCTTCTCAAAAGCTCTTAGAAGAATAATTTTTCTATAACATTTGCATATTTTATTATATTGTTATAAAATATAAGTGATATACAATTTATTTTTACAAAGGGAGGCTTTTATGAATAACAATCAAAACAGAAGAGGGTCCCTCATTGGACCGCTTTTTATATATTTTATTCTCGCTATGCTTATTTTTATGAGCATTTCTCAGTTAAATACATCGAACATCACTGAGATAAGTTATACCGATCTCGTGAACTTAATAAATCAAGACACGATCATAAGTTTGCAGATCGACACAAGTGGCCTTATCCGAGCGAAAGCCAAAAATGGACAGCTTTTTCAGGTTTATGCCCCAACTTTGCTTATGGATCAGGCTTATGTTAGAGCATTAGCAAACGATGGAATTAAGGTTGAGTATATTAAAAACACCGGGGCAAGTTGGTGGGTTACTATGCTTATCTATATGTTGCCATTAATAATACTAATGTTTTTTTGGTTTTGGATGTTCAGAAGATCTGGAACTGGAGATGGAATACCAGGAGCCAATTACAGGAGAAACCCTGCCAGAAGATACGATTCTAAAAAAAACAAAATTACTTTCAACGACGTGGCTGGAATCGACGAAGTTAAGGAAGAGTTAGAAGATATAGTTAATTTTCTAAAAGATCCTAAAAACTTTAGTGCATTGGGAGCAAAAATGCCTAAAGGTGTTCTCTTGTCAGGACCTCCGGGCACAGGAAAAACTTTGGTAGCTAGAGCTGTTGCAGGTGAGGCTGACGTGCCGTTTTATTTTATGTCGGGTTCCGATTTCGTAGAATTATTTGTAGGTGTGGGAGCAGCTAGAGTCCGAGACCTTTTTAAAGAAGCAAGAGAGAACAGCCCCTCAATAATTTTCATCGACGAACTTGATGCCGTTGGAAGGCAAAGAGGAACAGGCTTGGGTGGAGGTCATGATGAAAGGGAACAAACTTTGAACGCTTTGCTGGTTGAAATGGACGGCTTTGACCCCCGAGAAGGCATAGTAGTAATGGCAGCAACAAATAGACCAGACATCTTAGATAAAGCACTCTTAAGACCGGGAAGGTTCGACAAAAAAATATTCTTAGATGTACCTGATTTGAGAGCTAGAGAAGAAATTATAAAGATTCATCTAAGTGGGAAAAAAATCGCAGACGATATAGATGTTAAAAGTTTGGCTCAAAGTACCCCTGGTTTTGTCGGAGCTGATTTAGAAAATATGGTAAATGAAGCAGCTTTACTAGCAGCGAGAGACACCAGAGATCACATAACTAACGATGATTTCCAAGAGGCAATAGAAAGGGTGATCGTTGGCCCTGCTCGTAAATCACGAAAGATAACACCAAAAGAGAAGAAAGTTATTACCTATCACGAATTGGGCCATGCTTTTTTAGGTTATCTTTTACCTTACGCGGATCCTGTTCACAAAATCACTATAGTTCCTCGCGGACAAGCGGCTTTAGGTTACACGATGCAACTTCCGACTGAAGATAGATTTTTAATCACAGAACCAGAAATAAAGGATAAAATAGTCGGTATGTTAGGAGGAAGAGCTGCTGAGGAAATTGTATTCAACGAAATCACAACAGGAGCAGGAAACGATTTAAAGAGAGCCACCGAGCTAGTAAGGGAAATGGTTGCCCAATTAGGTATGAGTGAAAAGATCGGACCCATTGCATGGGGTGAAGAAGAAGGAGAAATATTTTTAGGAAGAGAAATAACTCGAATGAAGAATTTTTCCCAAGAGACTGCCAAAGAAATTGATTCAGAAATCAAGAATTTTATTCTTAGCAGTTATGAAAAAGCTAAGAACTTACTGTCAGAAAATAGAAAACGCCTTGACCTTTTAGCTATTTATCTGTACAATAAAGAGAATATTTCTGGAAAAGAGTTCAAAAAAATGATGGAAATGGACATAGAGGAGCTTAATACCTACGTTTTAAAAGATAAAGATGTAAAAGAAAAGGATCTTTTTGTGTCTTATGCATAAAATACAACAAACAAATTAATTTTGAGAGGGGAGTCGTATGTCTTCAAATTATAATAAAGATAATTTAATCACACGATTAAAAAGAATAGAAGGTCAGGTTAGGGGCCTTCAAAAAATGCTGGAAGAAGAGAGAAGATGTGCAGATATATTGACCCAGTTATCTGCAGTGAAAGGAGCTTTGAACAAAACCGCAGAAGAAATAATGAAAGGTTACACAAAAAGTTGTATATTAGAATATGAAGAATCTGGAAACGAAAAGATGTTAGATGAATTAATACAAGTCTTGTCTAAATTTAGAGAAATATGAATGTAGACAGGACAAATAATAAAAATTCTTTTATCCGTATGGGTGGGGAGTGTTTGCCGCAATGTGCAAACAATGTTTTTAAATGATTTTGACCTTGATTTGGGGTTTTTAAGGGGGACCCCCTTAACGTTCGACGAAGGGGCACTAAAACAAGTTTTAGTCTAAAATTACCATATAAAAAATTTTATTAAGGAGAGACTTAGATGAGTAAAAAAAAGAAAAAATTACTATCTGTAATAATAATTTTTGGTTTATTCATTACTTCCTGGATTTTCGCAGATACTGTTTCTAACAGTTATCAAGGGAATTCTGTAATGCAAATCTATTTAGATAAGTTTGAAGAACCTATTTACTCTACGTTATATTACATAGTCAATTATTATTATGATAAAGACAACGTAGATTATGACAAAATAGTGGATTCCACAATTGAAGGGATGATGAAAGGACTCGATGATCCTTTTGCTTGGTACCTTGATTCCGTTCAGACAGAAGAAAGCAAGATAGACATAGAAGGTAAATATGGTGGAGTTGGGTTGACTATTAGATATGATTATGAAATGAATGCGGTTGTTATCGTCTCACCAATGAATGGAACTCCCGCACAAAGAGCAGGACTAATGTCTAACGATTACATTTTATCCGTTGATGGTATCCCCACTTCTGAACTCGGCCTTAACAAATCAGCTTCGTTAATGAGGGGTGAACCTGGAACGGAAGTTACCTTGGAAATATACCGCAACACATGGACCGAACCAAAGAATATTACATTAATAAGAGAAACAATAGAAACTAAGACGGTAAAATTTGATACGATAGAATACAAAAATAAGAAGTTGGGCTACATATTACTCACTAATTTTGCCAAAACAAGTTCTCAAGAAATGAAAGAAGCCCTAAATAACCTTTCAAATCAGAATATAGAAGGAATAATAATTGATTTAAGAAATAATCCGGGCGGACTTTTACAATCAGCTGTTGATGTTACTTCCATGTTTTTAAAAAGCGGTAAAGTAGTTAGTGTTAAATATTTTGATGGTACAAAAGAATCTATTACAACTATTCCAGGTAATTATTACAGCTTTTTACAAAATATTCCTATTGTTTTGTTGGTTAATGAAGGTTCGGCTTCTGCATCTGAGATCTTAACCGGGGCACTTAAAGATAATGGTGTAGCAACTATTATTGGAGAAACAACGTATGGAAAAGCTGCGGTACAGAACACATTTAGTTTATCTACCGGAGGAGAAATCTGGTTACCTATAGCTCATTACTTCACACCAAGCGGGTCAGATATTCATTTAAAAGGGATAAATCCTGATATAGAGGTAAGTAATCCAGAAAGGGAAGTCATCTCAATGACAGAAATATCTGAAGAAGAAGCAACTCAGGCTTTCTATACGACTACAGAAAAACCTGTACTAAATATTGAAGAAGATTTGCAATTGAAAACCGCCTTGGACTTTTTAATTGGGGGTAACTAAGTTGCGTTTTTATGGATGGGTTATATCTATTTTTTTAATATTCTTCTCTTTGTCCATCGGGTTATATCTCTCGTTGGGCAGTATGGAAAGCACGACTTACAATATAGAAAAATCTCCCAAATTTGTAGTAAAAAATGTCAGTTATGATGTTTCTTTTTTGAATGATCAATTAAATGATGTGAACAATCTTTCCATTATAACTCGTAATATAATGGATGATGGGGTTTTTGTAGGAACCCTAAAATTTGATTTTAGAAACAACAAACTAACTATCAAACCTGTCACTAAAAACGCTTACGACGATTTCAGAAGTTTGATCATCTCCACGGGAGTCAGATATAAAGAATCAAAAAATGATTACGAACTATATGGTTTAACCTTAGCCTACTATCAACTCATAACTGACAATTTATACTTAGAATTAACTCCAAAGATATATGTTTTGAATCCAGAAAATTTTGATGAAAACACGATAAATATAATGAAATCCAGGTATAATTTATTCACACAACAGGATTATAGATCCTATTCTTTCAATAGAGATCTTTTAAATTCTTTGAACGAATATGGTGGAGTTATCGTTGATGAGGATTTACTTAATAACCCTGCGGTGACACCTTTATTGGATGTTTTTAGGCAGGAAAATATAGATATTGAACCGAATGTTTCAGTTCTTGTCTTCGAAGGATGAAAAAATGCCGAATATTTTTTTAGACTTTTTCAATTCCCTTATAAATCCAAAAAATATTTTCAACGTTACAAAAAAATCTTTTTTTATCCCATTCCTAATAAGCCTATTTTACCTTTTCTCTCCGGTATTTTTGAGAAACATACAAATACTTGAAGTGGGACGTTTTGACGTTCTAAAAATTAAATTACTTATTTTTATTCTGCTTTTTTCTTACTTAAGTTCGGGCATAAGAATGCTTTTTTGTTCTGAATCTAATTTATTATACGCATACATTTCTTCCGTTTCCCCTGTTATATTAGGCCTATTAGGAAAACCTTTTCTTTATTTCTCTGTTTTATGGGTAATCCTTTTAAGATTTTATATAGATTTAAAAAAAAATAATTACTATTCTTTAATTATAGGTATTGTTTTTGACCTTTTTCTAGTATGGTGGTTGCTGTGAGAGAAAAAAAGGACTTCTTTTTAGAACTTGCTAATTTTATCACCCAAAATGCTTATTACATAATAGCGGTAGTTTTAGTCTTTACAATTTTCTTTGGCTTTTTTTCCACTAGATTGAAGGTAAACTCAGATTTGTTGAAAATACTTCCTCAAGACTCGGAAGTTATTGTTGAACTTCTAGAAGAACAAGCATTTCTTGAAGGATCTGATGTGATGGTTGCTGCGTTTTTTCTCAACGATAATGTCCAGCCTTCACAAATTGCCTCAACTTTTTACGATTTGATGCAAAAAGAACCTACCTTTTTAAGTTTTGTGCAAACGGATCTCTCTTTCCTTTTTTCATACGGCATCATAAACTTAAGCCAAACGGATTTAATTTACACTATGTATGAGAACTTACAAAGTTTTGGCAGTTTATTAAGTAGAAATTTCACCTATGATTTCAAGTTATTTGAAAAAGCGGATAACTTTTTAGAGGATATTTACGGTTTAGAAAACTTTCTCCAAACTGGTAAAAATAATGATTTAATCAGTTCCTACTACACTTTATCACCTGATGGAAAAGTTATGATAATGGGACTTACTTTCAACAAAGCTTCTTCTGATTTAGATTACGTAAACTACATAGTTCCAAAAATAGACTCAATTTTAACAGAGATTGAAAAGACTTTCAATATAAAAACAGGTTTGACTAATTCCTATGTCACGGGATACGAATCTAATCGTACGGTAATGGAAGATTTTAAAATAACAACAACCTTATCGATAATTTTTATAACTATTCTATTCGCTTTCGCATTTGGTAATTTCACTTCTTCTATAATAGTACTTTTAGGTTTAATAATATCTACATTTTTAACGATGGGGCTCATCACGTTAACTTTCGGAGAATTGAATATTGTAACTTCTTTTGTAATGGCAATAACTTTAGGTTTGGGAATAGCTTATGGGATTCATGTAATGACGAGATTTTCAAAAGAAATTGAGGATGATGGTAATTTCACTACTGCATTGGCTTCGACTTACAAAGGAATACTTTTGCCTCTGTTCTTTGGAATGATAACTACTGTTATAGTTTTCTTAACGCTTTTTTTCATGGGATTACCCGCTTTTAAAGAGTTAGCAATCGTTAGCTCAATGGGTTTATTGGTTTTTTTCTTTATTATGATTTTTTTTGTTCCAACGTTAATTTACGCTTTAAAAGTAAAAATAAAAATTTCTCCTTTTACAGTCAAAATAGATGATGCCTTTAAAAAAATCCCTCACTTTATATCAAAAAATTCAAAAATGATTTTTATTATAGTGGTTCCAGCAGTTTCGATCTTCAGCGTTTTGGGTTTAGTTAATTACAGTAACTTTTCGTACACGCCTCCAGGGCTAATTTCTTCTAATTCAGAATCTGTTAAGGTGGGAGAACAAATTTTGGATCACTTTGGAAATATTTCTTTTGATACGTTGCAGTATCTAATGAGAGTTGACGAAGATATTGAAACTGTTAAAAAAGAATTATTGAACACGGGTGTTGTGGAATCTGTCAACAGTTTACCAGACATAATTCAAGAAAATCTTGGAGAATTTTCTAAGATAAAAACACAGTTAGAAGGTTTATCTCAAGTTATAAATAATCCAATAATAATATCCGTTTTAAAAAAGAATAATCTATATTCAGACAGTCTAAAACTGATAGATGCTGCTGCTCGCTCTTCTGACCTTTACCATTTTACCTTGAATATCATGGATATTTTCCCTGAGGATCTCAGAGGAAACTTTTTAATAGAGAAGGATGGTCAAAAATATCTTATTCTGGAAGTAACTCCCAAATTCAGCCTTTGGAGTAACAACGGAATAAAAATTTTCTTTGACGCGCTTGGGGAAAAAGGAGAAAACATTCTGGGTTTACCAAAAGCAACATATAAAATAATGGAGATGATCAGAAAAAGATTTTATATACCATTATTTCTATCTTTCATCTCCATATGGGGTATAACTGCAATTGTTAGAAAAAATGTGCTTCAACCATCTGAAGCTATGCTTAGTCTGATAATTTCTGTATTAGCTACTTTTGGTGTGTCATATTTATTAGGTATAAAGGCTACTTTCGTAACCGTTCTAACTTTTCCCTTAATCTTTGGTATAGGTATAGATGGATTTCTACATATATATCACACGTTCAGTACTAACAAGACAAACTTTTGGAATATCTTAAAATCCATAACATTTTCACTTTCTACGACAACACTCTCTTTCTTGAGCTTTCAATTTTCTAGGGGAGAGCTTTTAAAAGAATTTAGTTTGACGATGTCTATGTCCTTGGGTTTTACCTGGCTATTCACAACCGTTATGTTCATAGTAAATAGAGAAATGCTCAGAAAATTTTGGAAAAGAAAAAAGTAGTTAACTTATTTTGGTTTGAACATATCACTGTTTATCTGCAACGGTACATTCAACCAATAAAAGATACTCAAATCGAATTGTATGTAAGCAAGATAATCAAATTTTTCTTGTCCAAAATCATACTTGACATCTCCCCCTGCCTTTATTCCATCGAATCTATACTTTCCAGATTCAAAGGATAGATATGGTCTCGATAATACTTTTTCTACCTTACTTCCAGCGTATATAGATCCACCTGCATACCCAATGTAAGGATCGATCTTCGTATCAAACACAACAAATGGTTTATCTAAATTTGCCTTTATACCAGAAATTGAATCATACGTGATTCCTATACCCATTTCATAAATGTTGTAATTGTTAACAGAGTAAGGGCTTATTTGGAAAATAGAATCTAAGACATATGAATCGAAAGAAGTGTTTTTAAATGAACTCCCACCTCCCAAAAATGTGTTTATCGTATTTCTTAAATACCAAAGATAACTATTGGAAATATAAAAACTTGTTAAAATATCTTCTTCTGTCAAACTCAGAGTTATACTGTTAGTCGTATAATAATCAAAGATCAAGGATAAATCCCCGTAAATTTTGCTCCCATCTGTAAATGCATCTATAAACCCTATGTAGTTCATGGCCTCGCTGATAAAAAATGCTCCGGCTCCGTATAAAATATTATCATCCATATCAACAGCTAAAATTGGAAACGGCAATATATAAGGCTTTTCAAATGTGTATTTTTTTACTTCAACGTCTTCAGGATAATAGATTTCATAACTTTCAAAATTAACTTGTGCAACTACACTTTGCAAAACAAAACTTTCTTTAACTGCACTTTCTAAATCTAAATAACTCAAATGGTATCCCTCATGATCGTAAACTAAATGGTATAACTTATCGTTCAAAACTACCGGTTCAAAACTACCGCTTAAATAATTTGTCAAGCGTTCAACCGTTTTTTTGGTTGTGTTTAACCTATAAATATTGTATATCCCATCTTGGTAATTAGCAGAATAATAAATAAAATCATTATCGATAAATAAACCAAGCTCTTCAACTTCATCATCGGTAATTTGATAAATCTTTTCTGATGATAAATCATATGAATAGATATCCGTTTGGTTCTTATAATTAGCAGAAAAATATATTATATCTTCTTCTCCTACAATATCGTTAAAAACATACTTACCATAATCTATTAACTTTTTAGTCTCGTTAGTCCTTAAATCGTACAAATACAAAGCAGTCAAACCTTTGTCTAATTTTGAATAAGCTATCTTTTCGTCTCCTACAAAACCAAAAGCTTTAACCCTTTCATCTAGAAACCTTCCACCATTCGGGCAAGCACAATCATAATACAACTTATTTGTGTAATATCCCATGTTGTAGGTAGTCACTAAGTACAAAAAATTACCTCTTGAATTTACATCGAATGAACTTACTCCCTTTTTAATCAATTCGCCATCTTTGTATGCTCCCTTCGGTTGATCAGGCATAACCAAATATC
Coding sequences within:
- a CDS encoding S41 family peptidase is translated as MSKKKKKLLSVIIIFGLFITSWIFADTVSNSYQGNSVMQIYLDKFEEPIYSTLYYIVNYYYDKDNVDYDKIVDSTIEGMMKGLDDPFAWYLDSVQTEESKIDIEGKYGGVGLTIRYDYEMNAVVIVSPMNGTPAQRAGLMSNDYILSVDGIPTSELGLNKSASLMRGEPGTEVTLEIYRNTWTEPKNITLIRETIETKTVKFDTIEYKNKKLGYILLTNFAKTSSQEMKEALNNLSNQNIEGIIIDLRNNPGGLLQSAVDVTSMFLKSGKVVSVKYFDGTKESITTIPGNYYSFLQNIPIVLLVNEGSASASEILTGALKDNGVATIIGETTYGKAAVQNTFSLSTGGEIWLPIAHYFTPSGSDIHLKGINPDIEVSNPEREVISMTEISEEEATQAFYTTTEKPVLNIEEDLQLKTALDFLIGGN
- a CDS encoding efflux RND transporter permease subunit — its product is MREKKDFFLELANFITQNAYYIIAVVLVFTIFFGFFSTRLKVNSDLLKILPQDSEVIVELLEEQAFLEGSDVMVAAFFLNDNVQPSQIASTFYDLMQKEPTFLSFVQTDLSFLFSYGIINLSQTDLIYTMYENLQSFGSLLSRNFTYDFKLFEKADNFLEDIYGLENFLQTGKNNDLISSYYTLSPDGKVMIMGLTFNKASSDLDYVNYIVPKIDSILTEIEKTFNIKTGLTNSYVTGYESNRTVMEDFKITTTLSIIFITILFAFAFGNFTSSIIVLLGLIISTFLTMGLITLTFGELNIVTSFVMAITLGLGIAYGIHVMTRFSKEIEDDGNFTTALASTYKGILLPLFFGMITTVIVFLTLFFMGLPAFKELAIVSSMGLLVFFFIMIFFVPTLIYALKVKIKISPFTVKIDDAFKKIPHFISKNSKMIFIIVVPAVSIFSVLGLVNYSNFSYTPPGLISSNSESVKVGEQILDHFGNISFDTLQYLMRVDEDIETVKKELLNTGVVESVNSLPDIIQENLGEFSKIKTQLEGLSQVINNPIIISVLKKNNLYSDSLKLIDAAARSSDLYHFTLNIMDIFPEDLRGNFLIEKDGQKYLILEVTPKFSLWSNNGIKIFFDALGEKGENILGLPKATYKIMEMIRKRFYIPLFLSFISIWGITAIVRKNVLQPSEAMLSLIISVLATFGVSYLLGIKATFVTVLTFPLIFGIGIDGFLHIYHTFSTNKTNFWNILKSITFSLSTTTLSFLSFQFSRGELLKEFSLTMSMSLGFTWLFTTVMFIVNREMLRKFWKRKK
- the ftsH gene encoding ATP-dependent zinc metalloprotease FtsH, with product MNNNQNRRGSLIGPLFIYFILAMLIFMSISQLNTSNITEISYTDLVNLINQDTIISLQIDTSGLIRAKAKNGQLFQVYAPTLLMDQAYVRALANDGIKVEYIKNTGASWWVTMLIYMLPLIILMFFWFWMFRRSGTGDGIPGANYRRNPARRYDSKKNKITFNDVAGIDEVKEELEDIVNFLKDPKNFSALGAKMPKGVLLSGPPGTGKTLVARAVAGEADVPFYFMSGSDFVELFVGVGAARVRDLFKEARENSPSIIFIDELDAVGRQRGTGLGGGHDEREQTLNALLVEMDGFDPREGIVVMAATNRPDILDKALLRPGRFDKKIFLDVPDLRAREEIIKIHLSGKKIADDIDVKSLAQSTPGFVGADLENMVNEAALLAARDTRDHITNDDFQEAIERVIVGPARKSRKITPKEKKVITYHELGHAFLGYLLPYADPVHKITIVPRGQAALGYTMQLPTEDRFLITEPEIKDKIVGMLGGRAAEEIVFNEITTGAGNDLKRATELVREMVAQLGMSEKIGPIAWGEEEGEIFLGREITRMKNFSQETAKEIDSEIKNFILSSYEKAKNLLSENRKRLDLLAIYLYNKENISGKEFKKMMEMDIEELNTYVLKDKDVKEKDLFVSYA
- a CDS encoding TolC family protein, which encodes MKKVVLIAFTLILVTGMFSAGLTEVFDTAKASSTIYKTAQLDLEKTNLDYNKAKIEATNRKLELSGELSYYSGLSNYNTSMKDYYGDIVDRVLDVFVEEINVKTADLQLKNAQITYDNNTELFDNGLISGDDLKSSELDVSDAQNNLESAQLNLETAKDNLKELYEGDYNQIEINVPAYEGIFVSDEEYLNNNYNLKMAQINLDISQYDLNNLPANASSYDKRIAEITHQKNILSLQDTQDTLIEAHKTTKNSIENLYTSVKNLEERMNLAQSTYNDTKDRFNKGLVSELELNSANINYLTSQKSYYESVRNYIKAYINYIIETGRSLEEVGL
- a CDS encoding metal-sensitive transcriptional regulator, whose translation is MSSNYNKDNLITRLKRIEGQVRGLQKMLEEERRCADILTQLSAVKGALNKTAEEIMKGYTKSCILEYEESGNEKMLDELIQVLSKFREI